Proteins from one Chloroflexota bacterium genomic window:
- a CDS encoding cyclic nucleotide-binding domain-containing protein, translating to MADAFPLLRRMHLFISMTDDELRELGSHFEWVEFKPEEVVFKQGDPGDAFFAIQEGQVEITRATLTGGSKLVSKLVAGDYFGEISLQHRSHRTASVKALTALKLWRLSRDDYYRSIFNNPKIKPHLEVALRSRNFARDADFAKLLQNDKTKEKSDEIVYLATLQHSIFLWQMLAPTFVGMLLVIALGAGLFYARTLIPPDFLPWAWGAAVFLFLLDLAWMRWNWIDFHNDWYIVTNKRIIDIDQVVFLFDSRAEVPLTSVSNTAIKASEWGRLFDYGDLIVNTFSGPIIFNNVPYPQATADMILEHLNRSRIQQKMQERETLKTTIRKSLAPPQQAGLSKAPPPPPPKQASFLPKPLQEFKGLRQKLTLAIREQQGDAIIYHKHHYVLIQRIGLQLLGVLGVIFVLFLYTFRIFTFDPVITLAVSLTVFIIFVGSALYQFLDWRNDIYMVTSTQIIDLERKPFGDESRKAANLESVMNVTYTKPSLLANFLNYGTVTVQTGPGGEMKFFNVFNPLSVQQDIYRRKETRAAAVANAASKQRQEELGQYFSAFYEMLEEDRRKRSQEGKQ from the coding sequence ATGGCCGACGCCTTTCCGCTTCTGCGCCGCATGCACCTCTTCATCTCGATGACCGACGATGAACTGCGTGAGCTAGGCTCGCACTTTGAATGGGTGGAGTTCAAACCTGAAGAGGTCGTCTTCAAGCAGGGCGATCCGGGCGACGCCTTCTTCGCGATTCAAGAAGGCCAGGTGGAGATCACCCGCGCCACCCTCACCGGAGGAAGTAAGCTGGTCTCCAAGCTGGTGGCCGGCGACTACTTCGGCGAGATCTCTCTGCAACATCGCAGTCACCGCACGGCGTCTGTCAAGGCGCTCACCGCGCTCAAGCTGTGGAGGCTGAGCCGCGATGATTATTACCGCTCCATCTTCAACAATCCGAAGATCAAGCCCCATCTCGAAGTCGCCTTGCGGTCGCGCAATTTTGCCCGCGACGCCGACTTCGCCAAACTGTTGCAGAACGACAAGACCAAAGAGAAATCTGACGAAATCGTTTATCTGGCTACGCTGCAACATTCCATCTTTTTGTGGCAAATGCTGGCGCCAACTTTCGTCGGGATGCTTCTGGTCATCGCTCTGGGCGCGGGCCTGTTCTACGCTCGAACCCTGATCCCGCCGGACTTTTTACCCTGGGCCTGGGGCGCGGCCGTCTTTCTTTTCCTGCTCGACCTGGCCTGGATGCGCTGGAACTGGATTGACTTTCACAACGACTGGTACATCGTCACCAACAAACGCATCATTGACATTGACCAAGTGGTGTTCCTCTTCGACAGCCGGGCCGAAGTGCCGCTGACCTCGGTGAGCAACACCGCGATCAAGGCCAGCGAGTGGGGGCGGCTATTCGACTATGGCGATTTGATCGTCAACACCTTCTCCGGGCCGATCATCTTCAACAACGTTCCCTACCCGCAAGCCACGGCCGACATGATCCTGGAGCATCTCAACCGGTCTCGCATCCAGCAGAAAATGCAGGAGCGCGAGACGCTCAAAACGACGATTCGCAAATCGCTGGCCCCGCCGCAACAGGCCGGCCTCAGCAAAGCCCCGCCGCCGCCGCCGCCCAAACAGGCCTCCTTCCTGCCCAAGCCGCTTCAAGAGTTCAAAGGCCTGCGGCAGAAGCTCACATTGGCGATTCGCGAGCAACAAGGCGACGCCATCATCTATCACAAACATCATTACGTCCTCATTCAGAGGATCGGCTTGCAACTGCTGGGAGTGCTGGGAGTCATCTTCGTCCTCTTTCTTTACACATTCCGCATCTTCACCTTCGACCCGGTCATCACCCTGGCTGTGTCTCTCACCGTGTTTATCATCTTCGTCGGCTCGGCTCTATACCAGTTCCTCGACTGGCGCAACGATATTTATATGGTGACCTCCACCCAGATCATTGACCTGGAACGCAAGCCGTTTGGCGATGAAAGCCGCAAGGCGGCCAATTTGGAGTCGGTGATGAATGTAACCTACACCAAGCCCAGCCTGTTGGCGAACTTCCTCAACTACGGCACGGTCACCGTGCAAACCGGCCCGGGCGGCGAGATGAAATTTTTCAACGTCTTCAACCCGCTCAGTGTGCAACAGGATATTTATCGCCGCAAGGAAACCCGCGCCGCCGCCGTCGCCAACGCCGCCAGCAAGCAGAGGCAGGAAGAATTAGGCCAGTATTTCTCGGCCTTCTATGAAATGCTGGAAGAAGATCGCCGGAAACGCTCTCAGGAAGGAAAGCAATAA